The following coding sequences are from one Kwoniella dendrophila CBS 6074 chromosome 8, complete sequence window:
- a CDS encoding glycine-tRNA ligase, whose protein sequence is MVSQSAASTSGPSELIQPIINKTAHEFDKTTLDALLARRFFFAPAFEIYGGVAGLYDYGPTGSALQANILDAWRKHYIIEEDMLELDTTIMTLSEVLKTSGHVDKFADWMVKDVQNGEIFRADHLVEAVIEGRLKGDKEARGLKDEPVVEEDEKKKKKKKNVKITAIKLEDDIVAEYESLLAQIDNYTGPQLGELIRKHNIRNPATNNEVSEPVEFNLMFESNIGPTGQIKGYLRPETAQGHFVNFARLLEFNNGKVPFASAQIGKSFRNEIAPRQGLLRVREFTMAEIEHYVDPLDKQHARFAEVKDVKLTLLPKDIQSEGKTDTTQMTVGDAVAQKIVDNETLGYFLGRTQLFLEKIGIDPSRMRCRQHMANEMAHYAADCWDFEIQSSYGWIECVGCADRSAYDLTVHSVRTKQPLRVQQKLDQPRKVEKLDVQFDAKKFGMAFKKDATAIKETLLGLEKDKLQCIKDELANGKSSVKCADGKSYDITPELVKIEPITVTEHMREFTPNVIEPSFGIGRILYSLLEHSYWAREQDKARGVLSLPSVVAPIKCLIVTISQDAELRAKIHEISRKMRRIGIASRVDDSSASIGKKYARNDELGTPFGCTVDFATIQKGTITLRERDSTNQLIGQVDDVIEVVSQLVQGNIDWQGASSKLEAYSGVQDVEE, encoded by the exons atggtttcTCAATCAGCTGCATCAACTTCAGGACCTTCTGAATTAATTCAACCAATTATTAATAAAACTGCAcatgaatttgataaaactactttagatgctttattagctagaaGATTCTTCTTCGCTCCTGCTTTTGAAATTTATGGAGGTGTTGCAGGTTTATACGATTATGGACCTACCGGTTCAGCATTACAAGCTAATATCTTGGATGCATGGAGAAAACATTAtattattgaagaagatatgttaGAATTAGATACTACAATTATGACACTTTCTGAAGTTTTAAAAACTTCAGGTCATGTTGAtaa ATTCGCAGATTGGATGGTAAAAGATGTACAAAATGGAGAAATTTTCAGAGCAGATCATTTAGTTGAAGCTGTTATTGAAGGTagattaaaaggtgataaagaagctagaggattaaaagatgaacctgttgttgaagaagatgaaaaaaagaaaaagaagaagaagaatgttaAAATTACTGCTATtaaacttgaagatgatattgttgCTGAATATGAAAGTTTATTAGCacaa ATCGATAATTACACTGGTCCTCAACTCGGTGAACTCATTCGAAAACACAACATCCGAAATCCTGCTACCAACAATGAAGTTTCTGAACCTGTTGAATTCAACTTGATGTTCGAAAGTAATATTGGTCCTACCGGTCAGATCAAAGG TTACCTTCGACCAGAAACAGCTCAAGGTCATTTCGTCAACTTTGCTAGACTTTTAGAATTCAACAATGGCAAAGTTCCATTTGCATCAGCTCAAATTGGTAAATCATTCAGAAACGAAATTGCTCCTAGACAAGGTTTATTACGAGTCAG AGAATTTACAATGGCTGAAATTGAACATTACGTTGATCCTCTTGATAAACAACACGCAAGATTCGCTGAAGTCAAAGATGTTAAATTgactttattacctaaagatatTCAAAGTGAAGGTAAAACTGATACCACACAAATGACCGTTGGTGATGCTGTTGCTCAA AAAATCGTCGACAATGAAACTCTTGGTTACTTCCTTGGTCGAACACAACTTTTCTTGGAGAAAATTGGTATTGATCCATCAAGAATGAGATGTAGACAACATATGGCTAATGAAATGGCTCATTATGCTGCT GATTGTTGGGATTTCGaaattcaatcttcttaCGGATGGATAGAATGTGTTGGATGTGCAGATAGATCAGCATATGATTTAACTGTTCATTCAGTTAGAACAAAACAACCTTTAAGAGTTCAACAGAAATTAGATCAACctagaaaagttgaaaaattagaTGTACAATTTGATGCGAAAAAATTCGGTATGGCTTTTAAAAAAGATGCTACAGCGATAAAAGAaactttattaggtttagaaaaagataaattacaatgtatcaaagatgaattagcaaACGG TAAATCATCAGTCAAATGCGCTGATGGTAAATCATATGACATTACACCTGAACTCGTTAAAATTGAACCTATTACAGTCACTGAACACA TGCGAGAATTCACTCCAAACGTCATTGAGCCATCTTTCGGTATTGGTCGAATCTTGTATTCATTACTTGAACACTCATACTGGGCTAGAGAACAAGATAAAGCCAGAGGT GTCCTCTCACTTCCTTCAGTCGTTGCTCCTATCAAATGTCTTATCGTTACTATTTCCCAAGATGCTGAATTAAGAGCTAAAATCCATGAAATCT CACGAAAAATGAGAAGAATCGGTATTGCAAGTAgagttgatgattcatcagCATCTATCGGTAAGAAATATGCAAGAAATGATGAACTTGGTACACCTTTCGGATGTACTGTTGATTTCGCTA CCATTCAAAAAGGTACAATAACATTAAGAGAAAGAGACTCTACCAATCAATTGATTGGtcaagttgatgatgtaatTGAAGTTGTTAGTCAATTGGTTCAAGGTAATATTGATTGGCAAGGtgcttcatctaaattagaAGCTTATAGTGGTGTACAAGATGTGGAAGAGTAA